In a genomic window of Deltaproteobacteria bacterium:
- the bcp gene encoding thioredoxin-dependent thiol peroxidase gives MPESKLAVGKKAPAFKLADQDDTSISLAELTGKWVVLYFYPKDDTPGCTTEACEFTSELKGFEKIGAVVLGCSPDAPERHRKFREKYKLAIRLLSDPDHAVMEKYGAWGEKKLYGKVSRGVIRSTVIIAPDGTVAHHYATVKAAGHAEKVKEKLAELQADATA, from the coding sequence ATGCCCGAAAGCAAGCTCGCGGTGGGGAAGAAGGCCCCGGCCTTCAAGCTCGCCGACCAGGACGACACCTCGATCTCGCTCGCCGAGCTCACCGGCAAGTGGGTCGTGCTCTACTTCTACCCGAAGGACGACACCCCCGGCTGCACCACCGAGGCCTGCGAGTTCACCTCCGAGCTCAAGGGCTTCGAGAAGATCGGCGCCGTGGTCCTCGGCTGCAGCCCCGACGCCCCCGAAAGGCACCGGAAGTTCCGCGAGAAGTACAAGCTTGCGATTCGCCTCCTCTCGGACCCCGACCACGCCGTCATGGAGAAGTACGGCGCGTGGGGCGAGAAGAAGCTCTACGGCAAGGTCTCCCGCGGGGTCATCCGTTCGACGGTGATCATCGCCCCCGACGGGACGGTGGCCCACCACTACGCCACCGTGAAGGCCGCGGGTCACGCCGAGAAGGTCAAGGAGAAGCTCGCCGAGCTGCAGGCCGACGCCACCGCGTAG
- a CDS encoding Uma2 family endonuclease, with protein sequence MRSAPLPPKKPATYADLEALPEHVVGEIIDGELVVSPRPAARHAQASSVLGSDLGTPFHRGRGGPGGWILLDEPELHFLADVLVPDLAGWRRERLPEVPDVAAFTLAPDWVCEVISPSTEGIDRTGKMRIYAREGVGHLWFVNPKPETLEVYRREAAGWLLVATNQGDVTVRAEPFDAIELELAGLWGR encoded by the coding sequence ATGCGCTCCGCCCCCTTGCCCCCGAAGAAGCCCGCGACCTACGCCGACCTCGAAGCGCTGCCCGAGCACGTCGTGGGGGAGATCATCGACGGCGAGCTCGTGGTCTCCCCCCGCCCCGCCGCGCGGCACGCGCAGGCGAGCTCCGTTTTGGGCTCCGACCTCGGCACGCCGTTCCACCGGGGGCGCGGCGGACCAGGGGGGTGGATCCTCCTCGACGAGCCCGAGCTGCACTTTCTAGCCGACGTGCTCGTTCCCGACCTGGCCGGCTGGCGACGCGAGCGCCTGCCCGAGGTCCCTGACGTCGCCGCCTTCACCCTCGCTCCCGACTGGGTCTGCGAGGTGATCTCCCCGAGCACCGAGGGGATCGACCGCACGGGCAAGATGCGGATCTACGCCCGCGAGGGGGTGGGCCATCTCTGGTTCGTGAACCCGAAGCCCGAGACGCTCGAGGTCTACCGGCGCGAGGCGGCCGGCTGGCTGCTCGTGGCCACGAACCAGGGGGACGTCACCGTTCGCGCGGAGCCCTTCGACGCGATCGAGCTCGAGCTCGCCGGCCTCTGGGGCCGCTAG
- a CDS encoding ferredoxin, whose amino-acid sequence MEPVQKARLAAIADALSIGRLERHIIVCADQKTPRCASRETTKELWDYLKRRLKELGLTSGPPPWQGQGEGPPPPTAPGTGRVLRSKTECLRVCEQGPICVVYPDGTWYSGVTVAVMERIIVEHLVGGRPVSEHVFAVDPLKGAEASEGSGKG is encoded by the coding sequence ATGGAGCCAGTACAAAAAGCACGCCTCGCGGCCATCGCGGACGCCCTCTCCATCGGGCGCCTCGAGCGGCACATCATTGTCTGCGCCGACCAGAAGACGCCCCGCTGCGCCTCCCGCGAGACGACGAAGGAGCTCTGGGACTACCTGAAGCGGCGCCTCAAGGAGCTCGGGCTGACGAGCGGGCCGCCGCCCTGGCAGGGCCAAGGCGAGGGACCTCCGCCGCCCACGGCACCGGGTACGGGTCGCGTGCTCCGCAGCAAGACCGAGTGCCTCCGGGTCTGCGAGCAGGGCCCCATCTGCGTCGTGTACCCTGACGGTACCTGGTACAGCGGCGTCACCGTGGCGGTGATGGAGCGCATCATTGTGGAGCACCTGGTGGGCGGGCGGCCGGTGAGCGAGCACGTCTTCGCGGTGGATCCCCTCAAGGGGGCTGAGGCCTCCGAGGGCAGTGGCAAGGGGTAA
- a CDS encoding FHA domain-containing protein: MRMFLSYRGDSIELAPGETILGRGLSCRIRFNDPAVSRQHVRLVVAGGSLTVEDLGSSNGTRVNGQPLTTQRALKDGDSLQVGNRQFRVHVIADLRGDESCDEDTLNRGDVWDGPTQADSTPGPEPLPPDLQRLASAEIRLGELTQQNCPRCRARAPIEAERCPGCGYEWPPGRPMSVTQRIRVEEAERRREPRHPVDVPVLYSSDSLTFDAVARDVSRGGMFVGTELLDAVGTACAITVLPDGHAAVTLTGVVAHVVAEQEGRGGRPPGMGVQFRTLDRGAETWLMQLIARAENEVQLAADSESTP; the protein is encoded by the coding sequence ATGCGGATGTTCCTGAGCTACCGGGGTGACAGCATCGAGCTCGCCCCGGGGGAGACGATCCTGGGACGCGGCCTGTCCTGCCGCATCCGCTTCAACGACCCCGCCGTGTCGCGCCAGCACGTGCGGCTCGTCGTGGCCGGCGGAAGCCTGACGGTGGAGGACCTCGGCAGCAGCAACGGCACGCGCGTGAACGGCCAGCCACTCACCACGCAGCGCGCGCTCAAGGACGGAGACTCGCTGCAGGTGGGCAACCGCCAGTTCCGCGTGCACGTCATCGCCGACCTGCGCGGCGACGAGTCCTGCGACGAGGACACTCTCAATCGCGGCGACGTGTGGGACGGCCCGACGCAGGCCGATTCGACCCCGGGCCCCGAACCGCTCCCACCCGACCTGCAGCGGCTCGCCAGCGCCGAGATCCGGCTCGGCGAATTGACGCAGCAGAACTGCCCCCGCTGCCGCGCCCGCGCGCCGATCGAGGCCGAGCGCTGCCCGGGCTGCGGCTACGAGTGGCCACCGGGCCGCCCGATGTCGGTCACGCAGCGCATCCGCGTGGAGGAGGCCGAGCGCCGCCGCGAGCCGCGCCACCCCGTGGACGTGCCGGTGCTCTACAGCAGCGACAGCCTGACCTTCGACGCCGTGGCGCGGGACGTGAGCCGCGGGGGGATGTTCGTCGGCACGGAGCTCCTCGACGCCGTCGGGACGGCGTGCGCGATCACGGTGCTACCCGACGGACACGCCGCGGTGACGCTCACGGGAGTGGTGGCGCACGTGGTTGCCGAGCAGGAAGGGCGCGGAGGTCGTCCTCCTGGCATGGGCGTGCAGTTCAGAACGCTGGATCGCGGCGCGGAGACCTGGCTCATGCAGCTCATCGCTCGCGCCGAGAACGAGGTCCAGCTGGCCGCCGACTCCGAGAGCACCCCGTGA
- a CDS encoding sigma-70 family RNA polymerase sigma factor has protein sequence MSNMSVPPPSPNPHEQAAILVARAQAGDHAAFSELVRRYRARIFALALHLTGTEAEADDVTQEVFWGAYRALPQFAGRSEFFTWVYRMAVNRSLNARRNRRRRGEEPMDDPRVARAVAVDAGGDPARAAELRQTYSRLLGALDRLPTAMRTTVVLVALQGLAHGEAAIVQGCSPGTIAWRMHMAREQLGKAMQSLRPRRPTPVAVPAPDVSSELRELLQACGLPVLAPS, from the coding sequence ATGTCCAACATGTCGGTTCCCCCTCCTTCTCCGAACCCGCACGAGCAGGCCGCGATCCTCGTGGCCCGGGCGCAGGCCGGCGACCACGCCGCCTTCAGCGAGCTGGTGCGGCGCTACCGCGCGCGCATCTTCGCCCTCGCGCTGCACCTGACGGGCACCGAGGCCGAGGCCGACGACGTCACGCAGGAGGTTTTCTGGGGGGCCTACCGCGCGCTGCCGCAGTTCGCGGGGCGAAGCGAGTTCTTCACCTGGGTCTACCGCATGGCCGTGAACCGCTCGCTGAACGCGCGGCGGAACCGTCGGCGGCGCGGCGAGGAGCCGATGGACGACCCCCGCGTGGCGCGTGCCGTCGCGGTGGACGCGGGAGGCGACCCGGCCCGCGCGGCGGAGCTACGGCAGACCTATAGCCGCCTGCTCGGCGCGCTCGACCGTCTTCCCACGGCGATGCGCACCACCGTGGTGCTCGTCGCGCTGCAGGGCCTCGCGCACGGCGAGGCGGCCATCGTACAGGGTTGCTCGCCCGGCACGATCGCCTGGCGCATGCACATGGCCCGCGAACAGCTCGGCAAGGCGATGCAGAGCCTCAGGCCACGACGTCCCACCCCCGTGGCTGTCCCCGCCCCCGACGTATCGAGCGAGCTTCGCGAGCTCCTGCAGGCGTGCGGTCTGCCGGTGCTCGCGCCGAGCTGA
- a CDS encoding energy transducer TonB translates to MQIIPWKQAIGLCAGLSLLAGCQQKPAGGDPAATAEPSKPSAPASVAAAAGKAATPTKPRGEPTTSLDVPDKNSMDAPAQNSANPAPAAPDDEGQIYRQVRRQLPMVNACFARQRRVEPDLAGKLTVQVTVGPPPSGSVTTASIVERSFQSPSMESCVVATVKGFAFRRGGGEPLTLTLPFIFR, encoded by the coding sequence ATGCAGATCATCCCCTGGAAGCAAGCGATCGGATTGTGCGCGGGTCTGAGTCTTCTTGCAGGCTGCCAGCAGAAGCCCGCCGGCGGCGACCCCGCCGCGACAGCCGAGCCGTCGAAGCCGAGCGCACCTGCCTCGGTGGCCGCGGCCGCGGGGAAGGCGGCGACACCGACGAAGCCGCGCGGCGAGCCGACCACGTCGCTCGACGTGCCCGACAAGAACTCGATGGACGCGCCCGCGCAGAACTCGGCGAACCCCGCGCCGGCCGCTCCCGACGACGAGGGGCAGATCTACCGGCAGGTGCGGCGACAGCTCCCGATGGTGAACGCCTGCTTCGCGCGGCAGCGGCGCGTGGAGCCGGACCTGGCCGGCAAGCTCACGGTGCAGGTCACCGTCGGGCCTCCGCCGAGCGGCTCGGTCACGACGGCCTCGATCGTGGAGCGCTCCTTCCAGAGCCCGAGCATGGAGAGCTGCGTCGTGGCCACCGTCAAGGGCTTCGCCTTCCGCCGAGGCGGTGGCGAGCCGCTGACGCTCACCCTTCCCTTCATCTTCCGTTAG
- a CDS encoding lytic transglycosylase domain-containing protein: MPLLRTLTRLSLWAALPAFAGCATSGIPSPEPPRSARRAGRPPSLPPAARFDPVLALVQASCTRHGVPVPLILGVIHVESRFQPITRSSAGARGLMQLMPATAASLARRLGMPSYDIDDPAFNVEAGTLYVSLLLKRFGGSERLALAAYNTGEYRVRRWIARGDPLAAYSERYVGAVLSARDRFAAEPGADPTRVMARRTERGPDRDLDRSGLLVLLRERERLYGRRPNVAVREEPKQASRRPVLSESAEPLPVPDHLPETAPAPTKPPPAPEEPETPASAPTKPSEPAPPASAPTTPETPTSAPVQQP, encoded by the coding sequence ATGCCATTGCTTCGCACGCTGACTCGCCTGTCGTTGTGGGCGGCGCTCCCCGCCTTCGCGGGCTGCGCCACGAGCGGGATCCCCAGCCCGGAGCCACCGCGCAGCGCGCGCCGCGCGGGTCGCCCTCCGTCTTTGCCCCCGGCCGCCCGGTTCGACCCGGTCCTGGCCCTCGTGCAGGCTTCCTGCACACGGCACGGCGTGCCGGTCCCGCTCATCCTGGGGGTGATCCACGTCGAGTCGCGCTTCCAGCCGATCACGCGCTCCTCGGCCGGCGCCCGCGGCTTGATGCAGCTCATGCCGGCCACCGCCGCCTCGCTTGCACGGCGACTCGGCATGCCGAGCTACGACATCGATGATCCGGCCTTCAACGTGGAGGCGGGCACGCTCTACGTGTCGCTCCTGCTCAAACGCTTCGGCGGAAGCGAGCGCCTGGCGCTGGCGGCCTACAACACGGGCGAGTACCGGGTGCGGCGCTGGATCGCGCGCGGCGATCCGCTCGCCGCCTACAGCGAGCGCTACGTGGGCGCCGTGCTGTCGGCCCGCGACCGCTTCGCGGCCGAGCCCGGGGCGGACCCGACCCGGGTCATGGCCCGCCGGACCGAGCGAGGTCCGGACCGGGACCTGGACCGCTCGGGCCTCCTGGTCCTGCTGCGCGAGAGGGAACGCCTGTACGGACGGCGCCCCAACGTAGCCGTGCGCGAGGAGCCGAAGCAGGCCTCTCGCCGGCCGGTCCTGAGCGAGAGCGCCGAGCCCCTCCCGGTCCCCGACCACCTGCCGGAGACCGCCCCGGCCCCGACGAAGCCCCCACCGGCCCCCGAAGAGCCGGAGACGCCGGCCTCCGCGCCCACGAAGCCGTCTGAACCCGCACCTCCCGCCTCCGCCCCCACGACCCCCGAGACGCCTACCTCCGCCCCGGTACAGCAGCCGTAG